In Thermodesulfovibrionales bacterium, the sequence GATTGTATTGATTTTTCCTGAATTCTGTCAGTAATTTTTCAAGAATTTTTTCCATCTGCTATTATAAACTAAATAAAAAAACCTTGTAAAATTTTAAAAACTTATAAAATTATTATCTTTTTTTGTTGTTACTTAAATAAACAATAGGTGTTACTTTTAAAAAAGCATTATAAAAGTACTGAGAATTCAATATTTTTTATTTCTTAGTTGGAAGGTCTTTATCTCAGCGTTCTAAGTCTAGCGATTTCTTCTTGATAGCCATATATATGGGCACCGGCGCTGTAGGCATATATGGGGCCATTCTGTAATCCTATTTCCTGGCAGACATACTGTTTGAGCAGTTCAATCCCGCCAAGATTTGTTGGAAATCCTGCCCATAAATCCCAGGATCTGAAATAGGCTGTTACCGTAAGGATGAGATTTCCATGTACAGGTATTACCTTGAAGTCTAGAAGCCTTAAACATGGAGGGTCAAGCTTTCCATCCTTTCCATAACATATATCAAGGTCTTCAGGTGTACCTATCTCAAGCACTGCCTGGTTGGTAAGTGGAGTCCTTTTTAAAATCTCAATAACCCTTTCAAGCTGGGTACCTCCTC encodes:
- a CDS encoding thymidylate synthase, producing the protein MTPLCIHAKTISDAWFQVIYNLFDHAYRQDIQKGSFEKEQYRLQYPGIAVFIEHPDKDMVPVIPAHLGIPAPTSMEYIEDYFANYLMNPELSENETYRYASRIQARMPRGGTQLERVIEILKRTPLTNQAVLEIGTPEDLDICYGKDGKLDPPCLRLLDFKVIPVHGNLILTVTAYFRSWDLWAGFPTNLGGIELLKQYVCQEIGLQNGPIYAYSAGAHIYGYQEEIARLRTLR